The Thamnophis elegans isolate rThaEle1 chromosome Z, rThaEle1.pri, whole genome shotgun sequence genome contains a region encoding:
- the ZNF668 gene encoding zinc finger protein 668, whose amino-acid sequence MEPQRKGRAPRQRSQQAAPSGKMAEAEGGEVDVEVKQEEEDEDEEPGYIQSGRRYRCLTCSKTFPSVPRVLRHLKSHAAGTVDGIATKLACPNCRKEFPDRAQLRKHQLSHQTERPYQCQLCAKAYKTAPELRNHGRSHSGEKPFVCHECGKAFMQPVCLRVHMARHTGDLPFRCQQCHKGYGTLSKLKIHQRSHTGEKPYSCGECSKRFADPSVFRKHRRTHAGLRPYQCEVCRKTYAELKDLKNHERSHTGERPFLCQDCGKAFSRSSSLACHQRIHAAHKPYRCNLCGKGFTQLSSFQSHQRTHSGEKPFLCPQCGRMFSDPSSFRRHQRAHQGLKPYACDKCGKAFRQPADLAMHQRIHTGERPHKCSQCDKSFVASWDLKRHLLVHSGQRPHQCGECGKSFAERASLTKHYRVHSGERPFKCGRCGKAFVVSSSLRKHERTHGNENSEDKVAPAGNQDPFLNDPSAIVVATVVPACGECGEVFASTQELRRHERLLHPGLRPFPCPECGKGFSDRAGLRKHERIHSGVRPHACPHCSKAFLGASDLRKHLKTHVSLENRSSEDTMVTATIMTYESLLPAQLHPHDDGTETDKDTPSDCLPDPLTEPS is encoded by the exons ATGGAGCCGCAGAGAAAGGGGAGAGCCCCCAGACAAAGGAGCCAGCAG GCAGCACCCTCTGGAAAGATGGCTgaagcagaaggaggagaggttGACGTGGAAGTGaagcaagaggaggaggatgaagatgaAGAGCCCGGCTACATCCAGTCTGGGCGGCGGTACAGGTGCCTGACCTGTAGCAAAACTTTCCCTAGCGTGCCACGGGTGTTGCGTCATTTAAAGTCCCACGCGGCTGGTACTGTGGATGGCATAGCTACCAAACTTGCTTGTCCTAATTGTAGGAAGGAGTTTCCTGACCGGGCTCAACTTCGCAAGCACCAGCTCAGCCACCAAACGGAGCGCCCATACCAATGCCAGCTTTGTGCCAAGGCTTACAAAACTGCCCCCGAGCTGCGGAATCACGGGCGTAGCCACAGTGGCGAAAAACCCTTTGTTTGCCACGAGTGCGGCAAAGCGTTCATGCAGCCTGTTTGTCTGCGAGTCCACATGGCCCGGCACACTGGAGACCTGCCCTTCCGCTGCCAGCAATGCCATAAGGGCTACGGCACTCTTTCCAAGCTGAAGATCCACCAGCGTTCTCATACGGGCGAGAAGCCATACTCCTGCGGTGAATGCAGCAAGCGCTTCGCTGATCCCTCGGTGTTCCGGAAGCACCGCCGGACCCATGCTGGCCTCCGCCCCTACCAATGTGAGGTTTGCCGCAAGACATACGCTGAGCTGAAGGATCTCAAGAACCACGAGCGCTCTCATACCGGCGAACGCCCCTTCTTGTGCCAGGATTGTGGGAAGGCCTTTTCCCGGTCCTCATCGCTGGCTTGTCACCAGCGCATCCATGCAGCCCACAAGCCCTACCGTTGCAACCTCTGTGGGAAAGGCTTCACCCAGCTGTCCTCCTTCCAGAGCCACCAGCGCACTCACTCTGGCGAGAAGCCCTTTCTCTGCCCGCAGTGCGGCCGCATGTTCAGTGATCCCTCCAGTTTTCGCAGGCATcagagagcccaccagggcctcAAGCCCTATGCCTGCGACAAATGTGGGAAAGCTTTCCGCCAACCAGCCGACCTGGCCATGCACCAGCGCATCCACACGGGTGAGAGGCCCCACAAGTGCTCGCAGTGCGACAAGAGCTTCGTGGCTTCATGGGACCTCAAGCGCCACCTGCTGGTGCACTCCGGCCAGCGCCCTCACCAGTGTGGCGAGTGCGGCAAGAGCTTTGCTGAGCGGGCCAGCCTCACCAAACACTACCGTGTTCACTCAGGCGAGCGGCCGTTTAAGTGCGGCCGCTGCGGCAAAGCTTTTGTGGTGTCATCCAGCCTCCGGAAGCATGAACGCACCCACGGCAACGAGAACAGCGAGGACAAGGTCGCCCCTGCGGGCAACCAGGACCCGTTCCTCAATGATCCATCGGCCATTGTGGTTGCCACCGTGGTGCCCGCCTGTGGAGAGTGTGGGGAGGTCTTTGCCTCCACCCAGGAACTACGACGCCATGAACGCCTGCTGCATCCTGGCCTGCGCCCGTTTCCATGTCCAGAATGTGGCAAAGGCTTCTCGGACCGGGCCGGTCTGCGTAAACACGAGCGGATCCACTCGGGAGTCCGCCCCCATGCCTGTCCCCACTGTTCTAAAGCTTTCCTAGGTGCCTCAGACCTGCGCAAGCACCTCAAGACCCATGTGTCCCTAGAGAACAGGAGCAGCGAGGACACCATGGTGACTGCCACCATCATGACCTACGAATCCCTCCTCCCTGCTCAGCTCCATCCCCATGACGATGGGACAGAGACTGACAAGGACACTCCTTCGGACTGCTTGCCTGACCCCCTCACAGAACCCTCGTAA